A genomic window from Silene latifolia isolate original U9 population chromosome 11, ASM4854445v1, whole genome shotgun sequence includes:
- the LOC141614713 gene encoding uncharacterized protein LOC141614713 — MAETKLSLKLLVDSKANKVLFAEAGKDFVDFLFHILSLPVGTVVKLLNESGMVGSVGSLYKSVESLSSDYFQANLNKDAVLKPKTAVNVPLLELNDGPAGNAIYRCGSHSQYVSHDPNAICPSCHSRISSEITYVPAKSVVDIATTSNNTVGGYVKGVVTYMVMDNLEVKPMSTISGITLMNKFNVKDVTALSEKEVQVGFTEGLAMLKASFEVADTVLSTVFLRKRARAE; from the exons ATGGCAGAGACAAAGTTGAGTTTGAAACTATTGGTTGACAGTAAGGCAAACAAAGTTCTGTTTGCGGAAGCCGGAAAAGATTTTGTCGATTTCCTGTTTCATATCCTGTCACTGCCAGTCGGAACTGTCGTGAAACTCCTGAATGAGAGTGGCATGGTAGGGTCAGTTGGATCTCTTTATAAGAGTGTCGAGTCGCTTAGTTCTGACTACTTTCAGGCCAATCTCAATAAAGATGCTGTGTTGAAACCGAAAACTGCTGTTAATGTTCCCTTATTGGAACTTAATGATGGTCCAGCTGGCAACGCGATTTATAGGTGTGGGTCTCATTCTCAATATGTGAGTCATGATCCTAATGCAATTTGTCCTAGTTGTCATAGCAGGATAAGCAGTGAGATAACGTATGTTCCAGCAAAGAGTGTTGTCGATATTGCGACAACCAGCAATAATACAGTAGGGGGATATGTGAAAGGGGTGGTTACATACATGGTTATGGATAATCTAGAGGTCAAACCAATGTCTACAATCTCTGGTATTACCCTCATGAACAAGTTTAATGTCAAGGATGTTACTGCATTGTCTGAGAAAGAGGTTCAAGTCGGTTTTACTGAG GGACTGGCGATGCTGAAAGCGTCCTTTGAGGTCGCTGACACTGTGCTGTCTACTGTCTTCTTGAGGAAGAGGGCACGGGCAGAGTAG